In Methanocella sp., the following are encoded in one genomic region:
- the fwdA gene encoding tungsten-dependent formylmethanofuran dehydrogenase subunit FwdA — MARKVTTATNELLIKNGFVYDPASGINGDVKDIAVQNGKIVEASRLTTGARVIDARGKIVMAGGIDPHTHVAGPKVNVGRMFRPEDKLHDPKLEHSSKLIRAGGGFSVPSTFTTAYRYSRLGYTMANEAAMPPLLARHTHEEIRDTPIIDQSAFTLLGNNWLVMEYIKRGETEKLDAFVAWMLKATKGFVIKLVNPGGTEAWGWGKNCVSIDDPVPYFDVTPKDIIQGLAGTNERLGMPHSIHLHANNLGHPGNITTTLKSLALTEGIKTNKKSGRTQNVHLTHAQFNAYGGTAWKDFFSEASKLADYVNGHDHVTIDAGFVTLDETTTMTADGPMEFGLHSINHLKWANTDVELETGSGVVPYIYDPKLHVCGIQWAIGLELALLVKDPMKCFMTTDHPNAGPFTRYPTITSWLMSKKARDAKMATLHKWVPERTKLAGIDRELSFYEIAQMTRAGPARALGIGKRKGGLAPGMDADIAIYSFNPKTTDAADKPEALVKAFENTAYTIKGGEVVVKDGEVVSLGSTKSTWWTDADGFDNKEVANDIVDKFLKYYSVTMNNYPVQESYIPNSTVIKAGPLAGGN; from the coding sequence ATGGCAAGGAAAGTAACAACTGCAACCAATGAACTATTAATAAAGAACGGTTTCGTCTACGACCCGGCCAGCGGCATTAACGGTGATGTCAAGGATATCGCGGTCCAGAACGGCAAGATCGTGGAAGCGTCCAGGCTGACCACCGGCGCCAGGGTCATCGACGCAAGAGGAAAGATCGTCATGGCCGGCGGCATAGACCCGCATACGCACGTCGCCGGGCCCAAGGTCAACGTCGGCAGGATGTTCCGGCCGGAAGACAAGCTCCACGACCCCAAGCTTGAGCACTCATCAAAGCTCATCCGGGCCGGAGGAGGCTTCTCCGTGCCGTCGACGTTCACGACGGCGTACCGGTACTCCAGGCTGGGCTACACCATGGCCAACGAGGCGGCAATGCCCCCACTGCTGGCCAGGCACACCCACGAGGAGATCCGCGACACCCCGATCATCGACCAGTCGGCGTTCACGCTGCTGGGCAATAACTGGCTCGTGATGGAATACATCAAGAGGGGCGAGACCGAGAAGCTCGACGCATTCGTCGCATGGATGCTCAAGGCCACGAAGGGCTTTGTCATTAAACTAGTCAACCCCGGAGGCACCGAAGCCTGGGGCTGGGGCAAGAACTGCGTCTCCATCGACGACCCCGTCCCGTACTTCGACGTCACCCCGAAAGACATCATCCAGGGCCTGGCGGGCACCAACGAGAGGCTGGGCATGCCCCACTCCATACACCTGCACGCCAACAACCTGGGCCACCCGGGCAACATCACCACCACGCTCAAGTCGCTGGCGCTGACCGAGGGCATCAAGACCAACAAGAAGTCGGGAAGGACGCAGAACGTCCACCTGACCCACGCCCAGTTCAACGCTTATGGCGGCACCGCCTGGAAGGACTTCTTCTCCGAGGCCAGCAAGCTGGCGGACTACGTGAACGGGCACGACCACGTCACCATCGACGCGGGCTTCGTCACGCTCGACGAGACTACGACGATGACGGCGGACGGCCCGATGGAGTTCGGCCTGCACTCGATCAACCACCTGAAGTGGGCCAACACCGACGTGGAGCTGGAGACCGGCTCGGGCGTCGTCCCGTACATCTACGACCCCAAGCTGCACGTCTGCGGCATCCAGTGGGCCATCGGCCTGGAGCTGGCGTTACTCGTCAAGGACCCGATGAAGTGCTTCATGACGACGGACCACCCGAACGCAGGGCCGTTCACCCGCTATCCCACCATCACAAGCTGGCTCATGAGCAAGAAGGCCAGGGACGCGAAGATGGCGACACTGCATAAGTGGGTGCCCGAGAGGACGAAGCTCGCGGGCATCGACCGGGAGCTCTCGTTCTACGAGATCGCCCAGATGACCAGGGCAGGACCGGCAAGGGCATTGGGCATCGGCAAGAGAAAAGGCGGACTGGCGCCCGGCATGGATGCGGACATCGCCATCTACAGCTTCAACCCGAAGACCACCGATGCAGCGGACAAGCCCGAGGCGCTCGTTAAGGCGTTCGAGAATACCGCATACACCATCAAGGGCGGCGAGGTCGTCGTCAAGGACGGCGAAGTGGTATCCCTCGGAAGCACCAAGAGCACCTGGTGGACCGACGCCGACGGCTTCGACAACAAGGAAGTCGCCAACGACATAGTGGACAAGTTCCTGAAGTACTACTCGGTGACCATGAACAACTACCCGGTCCAGGAATCCTATATCCCGAACTCTACCGTGATAAAGGCCGGGCCGCTTGCGGGAGGTAACTAA
- a CDS encoding formylmethanofuran dehydrogenase subunit C, with translation MEKITLTPKADEKYLVLEAECISPDVFAGKTLDDIKELKVWEGNTTWPLGKFFEITGTVAAKPEDQAIVVNGSVPRVKYIGSRMTNGAILCKGDVDMYCGAWMKGGSIIVKGNADAFAAIQMEGGQLLIEGNAGNYLGASYRGDWRGMKGGEIVVNGNAGCDIGEYMMGGTITVKGNVDINAGIHAGRAVGAKEPGGKIVIMGNAIGRVGGQMIRGNIYVLGNIETMMPGFALKSTEDVDFEGKKTPFKVYTGDRAEAGKGTLYVKA, from the coding sequence ATGGAAAAGATTACCTTAACCCCCAAGGCGGACGAGAAGTACCTCGTCCTCGAGGCCGAGTGCATTTCACCGGACGTGTTCGCGGGTAAGACGCTGGACGATATCAAAGAGCTGAAGGTCTGGGAGGGCAACACCACCTGGCCCCTCGGCAAATTCTTTGAGATCACTGGCACCGTGGCCGCGAAGCCTGAAGACCAGGCCATCGTCGTCAACGGCAGCGTGCCCCGGGTCAAGTACATCGGCTCCAGGATGACGAACGGCGCTATCCTCTGCAAGGGCGACGTGGACATGTACTGCGGCGCCTGGATGAAGGGAGGCAGCATCATCGTCAAGGGCAACGCCGACGCGTTCGCGGCCATCCAGATGGAGGGCGGGCAGCTCCTCATCGAGGGCAACGCGGGCAACTACCTGGGAGCTTCCTATAGAGGCGACTGGCGTGGCATGAAGGGCGGCGAGATCGTGGTCAACGGCAACGCGGGCTGCGACATCGGCGAGTACATGATGGGCGGAACGATCACCGTCAAGGGCAACGTGGACATCAACGCGGGTATTCACGCCGGACGGGCCGTAGGCGCCAAGGAGCCCGGCGGAAAGATCGTCATCATGGGCAACGCCATCGGAAGGGTCGGCGGCCAGATGATCCGCGGCAACATCTACGTGCTCGGCAACATCGAGACTATGATGCCCGGATTCGCGCTGAAGTCCACCGAGGACGTCGACTTCGAAGGCAAGAAGACACCCTTCAAGGTCTACACGGGCGACCGCGCAGAGGCCGGAAAGGGCACTCTGTACGTGAAGGCATAA
- a CDS encoding sugar phosphate isomerase/epimerase, with protein sequence MPEVLLQVRLPNLKKADEIFEIAERSGYDGIELDCAGLDCSLDDLYVKSVDYNLPIKSLLAPTLTFSQPVHYLLHGDTDVHSAFHAFKPQRIVFRLPGTPVLKDLAGYVFKDRLNYFKGLYGNDAICVENGAPSGSLRVPPIFDIKGVRNLAYELDIFINFDVANCAASGRDILQAYDMLAPRVKSAHISDHGGRDSSHLVPGDGLLPLGTLLTKMKANRYNGSFTMELDQQEIAGRDSGEIMILYKELIGYVKSHF encoded by the coding sequence ATGCCCGAAGTGTTGCTGCAGGTACGCTTACCGAACCTGAAGAAGGCCGACGAGATCTTCGAGATAGCCGAAAGGTCAGGCTACGACGGCATCGAGCTCGACTGCGCCGGCCTGGACTGTAGCCTGGACGACCTGTACGTCAAATCGGTCGACTATAACCTGCCCATAAAGAGCCTGCTGGCGCCGACTCTGACCTTCAGCCAGCCCGTGCACTATCTATTGCACGGCGACACCGACGTACATTCAGCCTTTCACGCATTCAAGCCTCAGCGCATCGTCTTCCGGCTGCCAGGCACGCCGGTCCTGAAAGACCTGGCCGGCTACGTGTTCAAGGACCGCCTGAACTATTTTAAAGGCCTCTATGGCAATGATGCTATTTGCGTCGAGAACGGGGCCCCCTCGGGAAGCCTGCGGGTGCCCCCCATATTTGACATCAAAGGGGTAAGGAACCTGGCTTACGAGCTCGACATCTTCATCAACTTCGACGTGGCCAACTGCGCCGCCAGCGGCCGGGACATCCTTCAGGCCTATGACATGCTGGCGCCCCGCGTGAAGAGCGCCCACATCAGCGACCACGGCGGGCGGGATTCCAGCCACCTCGTCCCGGGGGACGGCCTGCTGCCTCTCGGCACACTGCTCACAAAGATGAAGGCCAACAGGTATAACGGATCCTTCACCATGGAGCTCGACCAGCAGGAGATCGCCGGCCGGGACAGCGGAGAGATAATGATACTTTATAAGGAACTCATCGGGTACGTGAAAAGCCATTTTTAA
- a CDS encoding DUF169 domain-containing protein, which yields MDNYTEISSKLKTLLGLKGSPVAVRLIKEKSEIPAGVPELKEKIRHCEMVQKARAGDVFYATKEQHACAGGAGAMGITETPEKIRTGEFYFGLGRFKTLESAKKTMDAVPRTNKHFVASLYAPLEKATFVPDVVVVIGNPKQLLKIAQSNIYEKGGRNIVSFSGIQSVCADAVAQVYNTGEMNATFGCDGSRKFAKIADDELIVGIPAAKLAGVVEALEKITK from the coding sequence ATGGATAATTATACGGAAATATCATCGAAATTAAAGACGCTCCTCGGCCTCAAGGGCTCGCCCGTGGCCGTCCGATTAATTAAAGAAAAAAGCGAGATACCCGCCGGCGTTCCCGAGCTGAAGGAAAAGATCAGGCACTGCGAGATGGTCCAGAAAGCGAGGGCCGGCGACGTCTTCTATGCCACCAAAGAGCAGCACGCCTGCGCCGGAGGCGCCGGAGCCATGGGCATTACGGAGACGCCGGAGAAGATCAGGACCGGCGAATTCTACTTCGGCCTGGGCAGGTTCAAGACCCTGGAGTCGGCCAAAAAGACAATGGACGCAGTGCCCCGCACGAATAAGCACTTCGTCGCGTCGCTGTACGCGCCTCTGGAAAAGGCGACCTTCGTGCCGGACGTGGTCGTTGTCATCGGCAACCCGAAACAGCTCCTGAAGATCGCCCAGTCCAATATATACGAAAAGGGCGGCCGCAACATCGTGAGCTTCTCGGGCATCCAGTCCGTCTGCGCCGACGCCGTCGCCCAGGTATACAATACGGGCGAGATGAACGCCACCTTCGGGTGCGACGGGTCCCGGAAGTTCGCGAAGATCGCCGACGACGAGCTCATCGTGGGCATACCGGCGGCGAAGCTGGCGGGCGTCGTCGAGGCGCTCGAAAAGATAACGAAATAA
- the fen gene encoding flap endonuclease-1, giving the protein MGVDLTDLVPEHETSLADLSGKVIAIDAFNTLYQFLSIIRQMDGTPLVDDRGEVTSHLSGIIYRVTNLIEQGIRPVFVYDGKPPSLKAETIKARREVREAAKQMYEAAVASGSAEAYKYAQASTSINAQIIKDSKELLGYMGVPFIIAPSEGEAQASYMVQKGAADYVGSQDYDSLLFGAPRMIRNVTITGRRKVPRRGVYVDVKPQIVELKEVLETLEVTREQLVDMGILVGTDFNPGIYKVGPKTALKLVKKHPDMKAILDELGQNIENYEEIKEFFLHPPTTDDYNIKWSRPEPEKIKHFLCDEHNFSPERVGKVVERLDKAASETGKQKTLSAWF; this is encoded by the coding sequence ATGGGAGTCGACCTCACGGACCTGGTGCCGGAGCACGAGACCTCGCTGGCGGACCTGAGCGGCAAGGTCATCGCCATAGACGCTTTTAACACGCTTTACCAGTTTCTCAGCATCATCCGGCAGATGGACGGCACGCCTTTAGTCGATGACAGGGGCGAGGTGACGTCTCATCTATCGGGCATCATTTACCGCGTCACGAATCTCATCGAGCAGGGCATCAGGCCAGTGTTCGTCTACGACGGCAAGCCGCCCTCGCTGAAGGCGGAGACCATCAAGGCCCGTCGGGAGGTGCGGGAGGCGGCGAAGCAGATGTATGAGGCGGCCGTGGCGTCGGGCAGCGCGGAGGCCTACAAGTACGCCCAGGCCTCCACCAGCATCAACGCCCAAATAATAAAAGACTCGAAGGAACTTCTAGGCTACATGGGCGTCCCCTTTATCATCGCGCCCTCGGAGGGCGAGGCACAGGCCTCCTACATGGTCCAGAAGGGCGCCGCAGACTACGTGGGCTCGCAGGATTATGATTCGCTGCTCTTCGGCGCACCCAGGATGATCCGGAACGTCACCATCACCGGGCGGCGGAAGGTGCCCCGGCGGGGCGTCTACGTGGACGTGAAGCCCCAGATCGTCGAGCTCAAGGAAGTCCTGGAGACCCTGGAAGTCACGAGAGAGCAGCTCGTGGACATGGGCATCCTGGTGGGCACGGACTTTAACCCGGGAATATACAAAGTCGGCCCAAAGACGGCATTAAAGCTCGTCAAAAAACACCCGGACATGAAGGCGATCCTGGATGAGCTGGGGCAGAATATCGAGAATTATGAGGAGATTAAAGAGTTCTTCCTGCATCCGCCCACAACGGACGATTATAATATTAAGTGGAGCAGGCCCGAGCCTGAAAAGATAAAGCATTTCCTTTGCGACGAGCATAACTTCTCGCCCGAGCGCGTGGGCAAGGTCGTCGAGCGGCTCGATAAGGCCGCATCGGAGACGGGCAAGCAAAAGACATTGTCGGCATGGTTTTAG
- a CDS encoding ferredoxin domain-containing protein — protein sequence MITKGKDMEQKAVEEVAALMCAAARTAPKGKGVDNLLTMVVTGRDKDKIAKEMRRVAEENSAAFFARDAGCVDSSQAVVLLGQRPVPIYLPVCGYCGFKDCAENIKHKGVCAISTGDLGIAACSAAAVAGLHHIDNRIMFSVGRAALNLKLFKDSDIKEAYGIPLSVTGKSPFFDRK from the coding sequence ATGATTACGAAGGGCAAGGACATGGAACAGAAGGCCGTCGAGGAAGTGGCGGCCCTCATGTGCGCGGCCGCCAGGACTGCCCCGAAGGGCAAGGGCGTGGACAATCTGCTGACGATGGTGGTCACGGGCAGGGATAAGGATAAGATCGCGAAGGAGATGCGCCGCGTTGCCGAAGAGAACAGCGCCGCTTTCTTCGCCAGGGACGCCGGCTGCGTGGACAGCTCGCAAGCCGTCGTGCTGCTGGGCCAGCGGCCCGTGCCGATCTACCTGCCGGTCTGCGGCTACTGTGGCTTCAAGGACTGTGCGGAGAACATCAAGCACAAGGGCGTATGCGCCATCAGCACGGGCGACCTCGGCATCGCCGCCTGCTCGGCGGCCGCCGTCGCGGGCCTGCACCACATCGACAACCGCATCATGTTCTCCGTCGGCAGGGCGGCTTTGAACCTGAAGCTGTTCAAGGACTCCGACATCAAGGAAGCCTACGGCATCCCGCTGAGCGTAACCGGCAAGAGCCCGTTCTTCGACCGGAAGTAG
- the rd gene encoding rubredoxin encodes MDKWQCIPCGYVYDPEKGDPDNGIAPGTAFEALPEDWVCPQCGASKDQFEKVV; translated from the coding sequence ATGGATAAGTGGCAATGCATTCCCTGCGGGTATGTCTATGACCCGGAAAAGGGCGATCCCGACAATGGCATAGCGCCGGGAACTGCGTTCGAAGCCCTGCCCGAGGACTGGGTCTGCCCCCAGTGCGGCGCCTCAAAGGATCAATTCGAGAAGGTCGTTTGA
- a CDS encoding heavy-metal-associated domain-containing protein, with translation MADKKITIVIEGMHCNHCSQAIADGLKKLKGVKSADVLFTTGKAKVVYDPDVVKVDRMLAVVKELGYTVKGTKE, from the coding sequence ATGGCCGATAAGAAGATCACCATCGTCATCGAAGGCATGCACTGTAACCACTGCTCCCAGGCCATCGCCGATGGGCTCAAGAAGCTCAAGGGAGTCAAGAGCGCCGACGTATTGTTCACCACGGGCAAGGCAAAGGTCGTCTACGATCCCGACGTCGTCAAGGTCGACCGGATGCTGGCCGTCGTCAAGGAGCTGGGCTACACAGTGAAGGGCACGAAGGAGTGA
- a CDS encoding HEAT repeat domain-containing protein produces the protein MSSLEALLEGLKDQDPKARKKSAIELGDLGYPGATEALITLLEDPDDDVRLEAVVALGKIGDPRAVEPLIKKLKSYDYFYVRKKAAYTLYTFLKQEGLDDALRQQIRAHWRSWYLT, from the coding sequence ATGAGTTCATTGGAGGCCCTCTTAGAGGGGTTGAAAGACCAGGACCCGAAAGCCCGGAAAAAATCGGCTATCGAGCTAGGAGACCTAGGGTACCCCGGGGCCACAGAAGCGCTCATCACTCTGCTTGAAGACCCCGACGACGATGTGCGCCTGGAGGCCGTCGTGGCGCTGGGCAAGATAGGGGACCCGCGGGCGGTGGAGCCGCTCATCAAAAAGCTAAAAAGCTACGACTATTTTTACGTGCGGAAGAAGGCCGCGTACACGCTTTATACCTTCCTGAAGCAAGAGGGCCTCGACGATGCGCTGCGGCAGCAGATCCGTGCCCACTGGCGCTCGTGGTACCTGACCTGA